In one window of Campylobacter sp. DNA:
- a CDS encoding chemotaxis protein yields the protein MLKAGIVYKFALIVLLACALCILGFSGAYFARGEYDETWMSLHKIAGFGLLCVAILHIITRRKKLVKLWGEFLDVVLSRKNPGFCNMDRIIDAIESYNIREIAGKMGFEPDELAVILKSNGIKLISADQDLREIAKFNDEKIFFILVLLIEAKFGKAGGCKV from the coding sequence ATGCTTAAGGCGGGGATTGTTTATAAATTTGCTCTCATCGTGCTGCTAGCTTGCGCGCTTTGCATTTTGGGCTTTTCGGGCGCCTACTTTGCGCGCGGCGAATACGACGAGACGTGGATGAGCCTGCATAAGATCGCGGGATTCGGTCTGCTTTGCGTCGCGATCTTGCATATAATCACGAGGCGAAAGAAGCTCGTAAAGCTTTGGGGCGAGTTTTTGGACGTGGTTTTGAGCCGCAAGAATCCGGGCTTTTGTAATATGGATCGCATCATCGACGCGATCGAGTCTTATAATATTAGGGAGATCGCTGGTAAAATGGGCTTTGAGCCGGACGAGCTCGCTGTGATTTTGAAATCAAACGGTATCAAGCTCATAAGCGCAGATCAAGACCTGCGTGAGATTGCAAAGTTTAACGATGAAAAAATTTTCTTCATCTTGGTGCTTTTGATCGAGGCAAAATTCGGCAAAGCGGGCGGATGTAAGGTCTAA
- the glmM gene encoding phosphoglucosamine mutase produces the protein MKLFGTDGVRGKAGEFLTAELAMRVAMAAGIYFRKNSVTNMILVGKDTRRSGYMIETAIVAGLTSVGYNVRQIGPMPTPAIAFLTEDMRCDAGIMISASHNPYYDNGIKFFNSEGFKLDEKEEAQIEKIYFSDELISEARTKMMQIGAAKRVDDVIGRYIVHIKNSFPKQRTLHGLRVVLDCANGASYRVAPTVFNELGAETIVIGDEPNGKNINDACGALSPQNLASEVKRLRADVGFAFDGDADRLVVVDENGEIIHGDALLGILAVYLKGKNRLAGNKMVATVMSNSALEDFLAKHDIALHRCNVGDKFVLETMHELGANFGGEQSGHVIFSDYAKTGDGIASALQFAACMLDMKKKASEFSGMIKPYPQILKNLKISDKKPLEKLKGLKELEASLKADKIRSLFRYSGTENVIRLLIEGKNEKLLQKRMDEVEKFFAKALNE, from the coding sequence ATGAAACTTTTCGGGACGGACGGCGTACGAGGCAAAGCGGGAGAATTTTTGACCGCCGAGCTTGCGATGCGCGTAGCGATGGCAGCGGGAATTTATTTTAGGAAAAATTCCGTTACGAATATGATTTTAGTCGGCAAAGATACCCGCAGAAGCGGTTATATGATAGAAACCGCGATCGTAGCGGGCCTTACCTCAGTGGGCTACAACGTCCGCCAGATCGGACCGATGCCTACTCCTGCGATTGCCTTTCTTACGGAGGACATGCGCTGCGACGCCGGTATCATGATAAGCGCGAGCCACAATCCATACTACGACAACGGCATTAAATTTTTCAACAGCGAGGGCTTCAAACTCGATGAAAAAGAGGAAGCGCAGATCGAAAAAATTTATTTCAGCGACGAACTCATCTCTGAAGCGCGCACAAAAATGATGCAGATAGGCGCCGCAAAACGCGTGGACGACGTCATCGGCAGATATATCGTGCATATTAAAAATTCCTTCCCGAAGCAAAGGACGCTGCACGGGCTTCGCGTCGTGCTTGATTGTGCAAACGGAGCAAGCTACAGGGTCGCGCCTACGGTATTTAACGAGCTGGGAGCCGAAACTATCGTCATCGGCGACGAACCTAACGGCAAAAATATTAATGATGCTTGCGGCGCGTTAAGCCCGCAAAATTTAGCCTCGGAGGTCAAAAGATTACGCGCCGACGTCGGCTTTGCCTTCGACGGGGATGCCGATAGGCTCGTAGTCGTGGACGAAAACGGCGAGATCATCCACGGCGACGCGCTACTTGGAATTTTAGCAGTCTATTTGAAAGGAAAAAATCGCTTAGCAGGCAATAAAATGGTAGCCACAGTGATGAGTAATTCTGCGCTGGAGGATTTTTTAGCTAAACACGACATCGCGCTTCATCGCTGCAATGTAGGCGATAAATTTGTGCTTGAGACGATGCACGAGCTAGGTGCAAATTTCGGCGGCGAGCAGAGCGGGCACGTGATTTTCAGCGATTACGCCAAAACGGGCGACGGCATCGCAAGCGCGCTGCAATTCGCCGCCTGCATGCTAGATATGAAAAAGAAGGCAAGCGAATTTTCGGGGATGATTAAGCCCTATCCACAAATTTTAAAGAATTTAAAAATTTCGGATAAAAAGCCGCTTGAAAAATTAAAAGGGCTAAAGGAGCTTGAAGCAAGCCTTAAAGCGGACAAAATCCGCTCGCTCTTTCGCTACTCCGGCACCGAAAACGTTATCCGCCTCTTAATCGAGGGCAAAAACGAAAAGCTGCTGCAAAAGCGAATGGACGAGGTCGAGAAATTTTTTGCCAAAGCCCTAAATGAGTAG
- the prfA gene encoding peptide chain release factor 1, whose translation MLADKLKPFLDRYDELSRMLSDPAVTADIANMTALSKEQRNIEPIKEAASEYLKILNQIEENKALLSDADLGELAKEELKSLESEKPQLEEKIKILLLPKDPNDDKNIFLEIRAGTGGDEAALFAGDLLGAYLRYADLRGYKCEIVSTSEGSVGGYKEAILLVKGAGAYSRLKFEGGTHRVQRVPETESQGRVHTSAITVAVMPEIEDSEIQINPNDLRIDVMRSSGHGGQSVNTTDSAVRITHIPTGLVVTNQDGKDQHKNKEAAMKVLKARLYDMQEQERLEKERKDRKDQVGTGDRSGRIRTYNYPQNRISDHRINLTLYRLDAIMAGGLFDEIIDPLIAHSQAEAIANAGY comes from the coding sequence ATGCTAGCTGATAAACTAAAGCCCTTTTTGGATCGCTACGACGAGCTTTCGCGCATGCTTAGTGATCCCGCAGTTACCGCAGATATCGCCAATATGACTGCGCTATCTAAGGAGCAGCGCAATATCGAGCCGATCAAAGAGGCGGCTAGCGAGTATCTTAAAATTTTAAATCAGATCGAAGAGAACAAAGCTCTGCTAAGCGATGCCGATCTCGGCGAGCTAGCCAAAGAGGAGCTTAAAAGCTTAGAGAGCGAAAAGCCGCAGCTCGAAGAAAAAATCAAAATTTTACTGCTTCCGAAAGACCCAAACGACGATAAAAATATCTTTCTTGAGATTCGCGCCGGTACGGGCGGTGACGAAGCGGCGCTGTTTGCGGGCGATCTACTCGGCGCGTATCTACGCTACGCCGATCTTCGCGGCTATAAATGCGAGATCGTAAGCACTAGCGAAGGCAGCGTCGGCGGCTACAAAGAAGCGATCTTGCTCGTAAAGGGCGCGGGAGCGTATTCGCGGCTGAAATTTGAAGGTGGCACTCACCGCGTGCAGCGCGTCCCCGAAACGGAGAGTCAGGGCAGGGTGCATACCTCCGCGATCACCGTCGCCGTCATGCCCGAGATCGAGGATAGCGAGATACAGATCAATCCGAACGATCTTCGCATCGACGTTATGCGCAGCTCCGGCCACGGCGGGCAGTCCGTAAATACCACCGATAGCGCCGTTCGTATCACTCACATCCCGACTGGTTTAGTCGTCACCAACCAAGACGGCAAGGACCAGCACAAAAACAAAGAGGCGGCGATGAAGGTGCTAAAGGCGCGCCTTTACGATATGCAGGAGCAGGAGCGCTTAGAGAAAGAGCGCAAAGATCGCAAGGATCAGGTAGGTACCGGCGACCGCTCGGGGCGGATTCGTACCTACAACTATCCGCAAAACCGCATCAGCGACCACCGCATAAATTTAACTCTCTACCGCCTGGACGCGATCATGGCAGGGGGCTTGTTCGACGAGATCATCGATCCGCTCATAGCGCACTCTCAAGCCGAAGCGATCGCAAACGCGGGCTATTGA
- the rpsT gene encoding 30S ribosomal protein S20: protein MANHKSAEKRARQTIKRTERNRFYRTRVKNITKAVREAVESKDLDAATQALKTANESFHSFVSRGFLKKQTASRKVSRLAKLVNSLKTAA, encoded by the coding sequence ATGGCAAATCACAAATCCGCCGAAAAACGCGCGAGACAAACCATAAAAAGAACGGAGCGAAATAGATTTTATCGCACCAGAGTAAAAAATATCACAAAAGCCGTAAGAGAGGCGGTCGAGAGCAAGGATCTAGACGCAGCGACTCAGGCTCTAAAAACGGCTAACGAAAGCTTTCACAGCTTCGTAAGCAGAGGCTTTTTGAAAAAACAGACCGCGAGCAGAAAAGTAAGCCGCCTAGCCAAACTCGTAAATTCTTTAAAAACCGCCGCGTAA